A single window of Cataglyphis hispanica isolate Lineage 1 chromosome 2, ULB_Chis1_1.0, whole genome shotgun sequence DNA harbors:
- the LOC126857669 gene encoding fatty acid synthase-like isoform X2, giving the protein MPVHFEGDIVITGISGRLPESSNIEEFKENLMKGIDMVTEDDRRWPAGLYGVPPRSGKIKNLNRFDASFFKVHAKQARAMDPQLRLLLEVTYEALIDAGINPSNSKKSRTGVFVGVSVSDANNLWKTESNEYRVLGCLKSMFANRISYAFDFIGPSCVVDTACSSSLTAMHQAVIAIRSGECDSAIIGGLQIMLDPANSIHFHKLNMLSKDGKCKTFDATANGYVRSEAVIAMYLQKTMDARRIYAKVIGTATNTDGYKPEGIMYPNNNIQYLMLRELYNEVGIDPRNVVYVEAHGTGTQAGDSQEVNAIDRLFCKDRKTPLLIGSVKSNIGHTEPASGLCSIAKVLIAMETGVIPANLHFAVPNPNIPALTEGRIRVIDKATPWNGGLVGINSFGFGGTNAHVILDSNPKINMSLMMNPIEPNAKCQLPKLVAVSGRTKEAVHVLLDKASEHRQDNEFLSLLHAIHSNNISGHNIRGYEILAHDGIREITQQNYDEKCPIWFVFSGMGSQWSGMGRELLNIEICHQSLSRCADVLKSHDIDLMNIIMNGTDETYEIITVAFVSIVAIQIALVDMLTSIGIKPDGIVGHSIGELSCSYADGAFTLEQTILAAYYRGKSIVDSDLELGDMAAVGLNWEETKKICPSDISLACHNSADLVTISGPSESVHKFVEVLKNKDIFVKMVKCSGIAFHSIYLAPIEFKLRAMLDIIIPKPKQRSDKWISSSIPETAWNSSLAQFSSSEYFVNNMLSPVLFKEAIAHIPDNAITIEIAPHCLLQAILRRSLPSTVINVSLQKQNHSNNLIFLLSNVGKMYMAGAQPDILKLYSDSIISFPVGRGTPMIGPLIKWDHSSIWEVPVYKHKSEGWSGEHIVEINLFREADAYLAGHKIEGRIILPGFNLALIVWKTFAKLRNIYFEKLPVIFENIWFQRITFLPEKKPIKLSVRIFEETGDFIVREVDSVVFSGNIRAAESIKKDELNLPLLPIPPTDKELLLPLSAKDVYTELKLRGYEHSGYFKGIKSCDNYCTEGEIFWFNEWSSYIDNMFQFNIISNDRKLVYGSKIRYVQIDPVLHKQLVDKLPKDGGLPVYQNKKIDIIKSGGILIRGINNIVSRRQHLQTKPKYKRYTFVPYESSCNLNIENQTREKMHALTVLLQIMCENLTTFKINAVEIVNNQASSSLLKSFVLDIIHDKPLFTINVDVKNISDYIIRFNQMNMNIKDVMLEANDATRAQNVHLFIAANVLSEQSHTMLKNLAADLRSNCFILLEETTIPLDLKSILREVNLTVAGKQIGSSGKIYLLLKKRGKGRKSIVVYITERDFSWLENAKTVLRNFDSKSEEVLFVSQGEESSGLIGFINSIRHEVINVRYVFIQDSNAPKFDLSAEFYAEQLDKELSANVLKEGQWGSYRYLQLNYNGDMQVEHACVNILKIGDLSSLKWIQSPLTYYQTKYTNTLCSVYYASLNFKDVMLATGKLSTNTVSLSGIENLLGIEFSGRDANGNRVMGIVKTMGLATTVLPDTDFLWEVPDKWTLEQAATIPVVYAISYYALFVRGQLKAGESVLIHCGASGVGQAAIAIALHAGCTVFTTVGTLKKRLYLRKTFPQLTDKHIGNSRDTSFEQLILNETEGYGVNVVLNSLEEEKLHASVRCLATNGRFLEIGKYNMLNGNRIDMSIFIKNIVFYGIHLETLYEDCADKQETIRLVSEGIENGVVRPLPTKVFQKEYLEQGFKFMTTGKHIGKILLKIRDEEQQKNVLPVLKMVAAIPRTYMNPEKSYILIGGLGGFGLELTNWMIDRGARFIILVSRSGIRTGYQAFRVRYWRERGIKIIISTADITTLSGAEHLIDESNRLAPVGGIFNLAAVLHDGFFENLQIADFEIVTLPKINGTRNLDATSKKSCPSLDYFVVFSSISSGHGNPGQSNYCLANSAMERMMEQRRAAGLPGLAIQWGSIKDIGLYEDTKNKNIYTNTILKQNMTSCLETMDIFLQQRYPVLLSMVIAEKLVINSDKVDLDQIICNILGIENVHSMTPDDNFEKLGMDSLAYMEIKQILERDYNIMLSFREMRALTVAKIRDLIAERQTPFSN; this is encoded by the exons ATGCCTGTTCATTTTGAAGGAGACATTGTTATTACGGGCATTTCAG GCCGTCTGCCTGAATCCTCAAacattgaagaatttaaagagaatttaatgAAAGGAATAGACATGGTAACCGAAGATGACCGCCGTTGGCCAGCGGGTCTTTACGGGGTGCCGCCTAGATccggcaaaataaaaaatcttaatagatTTGACGcttcttttttcaaagtaCATGCTAAGCAGGCACGCGCCATGGATCCGCAGCTTCGTCTTTTGTTGGAAGTGACATACGAAGCATTAATTGATGCTGGCATCAATCCatcaaattcaaaaaaatcgcGTACTGGCGTGTTTGTCGGTGTATCTGTTTCGGATGCAAATAATCTTTGGAAAACAGAATCAAATg AATACAGAGTACTTGGATGTTTAAAATCAATGTTTGCCAATAGAATATCTTATGCATTTGATTTTATTGGACCTAGTTGTGTAGTAGATACAGCATGCTCCTCGTCCTTGACTGCTATGCATCAAGCGGTTATCGCAATACGCTCAGGAGAATGCGACTCTGCTATTATCGGCGGATTACAAATAATGCTTGATCCAGCGAATAGCattcattttcataaattaaatatgctgTCCAAAGACGGCAAATGTAAGACATTTGACGCCACGGCTAATGGTTATGTGAGATCTGAAGCAGTGATCGCGATGTATCTGCAGAAAACGATGGATGCACGCAGAATATACGCCAAGGTAATAGGCACGGCGACAAATACAGACGGCTACAAACCAGAAGGTATTATGTACCCGAACAATAACATTCAATACTTGATGTTGCGTGAATTATATAACGAAGTAGGAATCGATCCGAGAAACGTAGTTTATGTAGAGGCACATGGTACCGGTACCCAAGCTGGTGATTCTCAAGAAGTAAATGCCATCGATAGACTATTCTGCAAAGACAGAAAAACACCACTGTTAATTGGCTCGGTCAAGTCAAATATAGGACATACGGAACCCGCTAGCGGACTATGCTCAATTGCTAAGGTATTGATCGCAATGGAAACCGGTGTAATCCCCGCAAATCTGCACTTTGCTGTTCCAAATCCAAACATCCCAGCACTAACCGAAGGACGTATTCGTGTCATCGACAAAGCCACGCCGTGGAATGGCGGCCTCGTTGGCATCAATTCATTCGGTTTCGGTGGCACAAACGCGCACGTTATTTTGGACAGTAAtccgaaaataaatatgtcattaATGATGAATCCCATTGAACCAAATGCCAAATGCCAATTGCCAAAATTAGTCGCCGTATCGGGCCGCACAAAAGAAGCTGTGCACGTGTTATTAGACAAAGCAAGCGAGCATCGACAGGACAACGAATTCTTGTCTCTTTTACACGCCATACATAGCAATAATATATCGGGACATAACATTCGTGGTTATGAGATACTTGCTCATGACGGTATACGCGAAATAACTCAGCAGAATTATGATGAGAAATGCCCTATTTGGTTTGTATTTTCCGGCATGGGTAGTCAATGGTCAGGCATGGGCCGCGAATTActcaatattgaaatatgccATCAAAGTTTGAGCCGATGCGCGGATGTATTGAAAAGTCACGACATCGatctaatgaatattataatgaatggCACCGATGAGACGTACGAGATCATAACAGTTGCTTTCGTATCTATTGTAGCCATCCAAATCGCTCTCGTCGACATGTTGACATCTATAGGTATAAAACCAGATGGTATAGTTGGACATTCCATTGGCGAATTAAGTTGTTCTTACGCTGACGGTGCGTTTACGCTAGAACAAACTATTTTGGCAGCCTATTACAGAGGTAAATCGATCGTAGACTCTGACTTAGAACTAGGCGATATGGCAGCAGTCGGTTTGAACTGGgaagaaactaaaaaaatatgtccatCCGATATTAGTTTAGCATGTCACAATTCTGCGGATTTGGTTACTATTTCTGGCCCATCTGAATCAGTACATAAATTCGTAGAAgtgctaaaaaataaagatatctttGTCAAAATGGTTAAATGTTCCGGCATCGCTTTTCATAGCATATATCTTGCGCCGATTGAATTCAAGCTGCGCGCCATGCTCGATATAATTATACCAAAACCAAAACAAAGATCTGACAAATGGATCTCCAGTTCAATACCTGAAACCGCGTGGAACAGCTCGCTTGCACAATTTAGCTCATCGGAGTATTTTGTGAATAATATGTTGTCACCCGTGCTTTTTAAAGAGGCAATTGCGCACATCCCGGATAACGCGATAACTATCGAGATCGCGCCGCATTGTCTGTTGCAAGCGATTTTACGCAGATCGCTACCATCGACAGTGATCAACGTCAGCCTTCAAAAGCAGAATCATTCAAACAATCTGATCTTTTTGCTGTCTAATGTGGGGAAGATGTACATGGCCGGCGCACAACCCGATATTCTCAAATTGTATTCGGATTCAATAATTAGTTTTCCCGTTGGACGCGGAACACCGATGATCGGACCTCTAATCAAGTGGGATCACTCTAGTATATGGGAAGTACCTGTTTACAAGCACAAATCAGAAGGATGGTCGGGAGAGCATATTGTGGAAATAAATCTGTTTAGAGAAGCCGACGCATATCTAGCGGGACACAAAATCGAGGGGCGAATTATTCTTCCGGGTTTCAATCTCGCGCTGATAGTTTGGAAAACCTTTGCAAAATTACGCAACATTTATTTCGAGAAACTGCCGGTAATCTTTGAGAACATATGGTTCCAGCGCATTACCTTCCTACCGGAGAAGAAACCGATCAAATTATCAGTAAGAATCTTTGAAGAAACAGGTGATTTCATAGTTCGTGAAGTTGATTCAGTAGTCTTCAGCGGAAACATACGTGCTGCCGAATCCATTAAGAAAGATGAATTGAATCTGCCTTTATTACCGATTCCTCCTACCGACAAAGAGCTCTTATTGCCGTTAAGCGCCAAAGATGTTTATACAGAACTAAAGCTGCGCGGATACGAACACAGCGGTTATTTTAAAGGAATAAAATCCTGTGACAATTATTGTACCGAAGGCGAGATATTCTGGTTCAACGAATGGTCctcatatatagataatatgttTCAGTTCAATATTATATCCAATGACCGGAAATTAGTGTATGGATCAAAAATTCGATACGTTCAGATCGATCCTGTTCTTCATAAACAGTTGGTCGACAAGTTACCAAAAGACGGCGGATTGCCGGTATATCAAAACaagaaaatcgatattatcaAATCTGGCGGAATCCTAATCAGaggtataaataatattgtatctcGGCGACAGCACCTTCAAACTAAACCCAAGTATAAACGTTACACATTTGTACCTTATGAAAGTTCGTGCAAcctaaatatagaaaatcagACGAGAGAAAAGATGCATGCACTCACGGTGTTGTTACAAATTATGTGTGAAAACTTAACgacgtttaaaattaatgctgTTGAAATTGTGAACAATCAAGCCTCAAGTAGCCTCTTAAAATCATTTGTATTAGATATCATCCATGATAAGCCTTTATTTACC ATTAATGTGGATGTCAAGAATATCAGTGATTACATAATTCGTTTTAATCAAATGAACATGAATATTAAAGATGTAATGCTGGAAGCGAATGATGCAACCCGAGCTCAGAATGTACATCTTTTCATAGCGGCAAACGTACTGTCTGAACAATCTCACACTATGCTAAAAAACCTGGCTGCGGATTTAAGATCCAATTGCTTTATTCTTTTGGAAGAAACTACTATACCACTCGACTTAAAATCCATATTAAGGGAGGTGAATTTGACGGTGGCCGGAAAACAAATCGGCTCCTCGGGAAAGATTTATCTCTTGTTAAAAAAGCGAGGGAAAGGAAGAAAATCGATCGTCGTATATATCACAGAAAGAGATTTCTCATGGTTGGAGAATGCAAAGACAGTGTTAAGAAACTTTGACAGCAAGAGTGAAGAAGTGCTTTTTGTATCTCAAGGCGAAGAGTCAAgcg gTCTGAttggatttataaattccattcgGCACGAGGTTATAAACGTGCGTTATGTCTTCATTCAAGATAGTAACGCTCCTAAATTCGATTTATCCGCAGAGTTTTACGCTGAGCAATTGGATAAAGAATTATCGGCTAATGTGTTAAAGGAAGGTCAATGGGGCAGCTATCggtatttgcaattaaattacaatggCGATATGCAAGTAGAACACGCTTGTGTGAATATACTGAAAATAGGAGACTTAAGTAGCTTGAAATGGATTCAAAGCCCATTAACGTACTATCAAAccaaatatacaaatacactTTGCAGTGTGTATTACGCGTCGTTAAATTTCAA GGATGTTATGCTAGCGACCGGTAAACTATCAACAAACACCGTCTCATTATCAgggatagaaaatttattaggaATTGAATTCTCCGGGAGAGACGCAAACGGTAACAGAGTGATGGGTATAGTTAAGACAATGGGATTGGCCACCACTGTACTACCGGATACCGATTTTCTCTGGGAAGTACCCGACAAATGGACATTGGAACAGGCGGCAACAATACCGGTTGTTTACGCGATCAGTTACTATGCTTTATTTGTACGAGGTCAATTGAAAGCGGGCGAAAGCGTATTAATTCACTGCGGTGCGAGTGGTGTCGGCCAAGCGGCAATCGCCATCGCGCTGCATGCCGGCTGCACGGTCTTTACTACTGTCGGCACGCTGAAAAAGCGGCTGTATCTCAGGAAAACATTTCCGCAATTGACTGACAAGCACATCGGTAATTCCCGAGATACGAGTTTTGAACAACTGATTCTTAACGAGACTGAGGGATATGGAGTCAATGTGGTACTGAATTCGCTTGAAGAAGAAAAACTTCATGCTAGCGTACGATGCCTCGCAACCAACGGTCGATTCCTCGAGATTGGGAAATATAACATGTTAAATGGCAATCGTATAGATATGTCGATATTCATAAAGAACATAGTTTTCTACGGTATACATCTGGAAACGCTATACGAGGACTGCGCGGATAAGCAAGAAACGATTAGACTTGTTTCAGAGGGAATCGAGAACGGTGTGGTGCGTCCGTTGCCGACAAAGGTATTCCAGAAAGAATACCTCGAGCAGGGATTCAAATTTATGACGACGGGAAAGCATATTGGTAAGATATTGCTGAAGATTCGGGACGAGGAGCAGCAGAAGAACGTGCTACCGGTGCTAAAGATGGTAGCGGCTATTCCGCGTACCTATATGAACCCGGAAAAATCATACATATTGATCGGCGGTCTCGGTGGATTTGGCCTAGAATTGACTAATTGGATGATCGACCGCGGCGCAAGGTTCATCATTCTCGTGTCCCGTTCTGGTATACGCACCGGTTATCAGGCATTCCGCGTGCGATACTGGCGTGAGagaggaataaaaattattatttctacggCAGATATCACGACATTATCAGGTGCTGAACATTTGATTGACGAGAGTAACCGGCTGGCTCCGGTAGGCGGGATATTTAATCTGGCAGCTGTACTACACGATGGCTTCTTTGAGAATCTGCAGATAGCCGATTTTGAAATAGTAACTTTGCCAAAAATCAATGGTACAAGAAATCTGGATGCGACGTCGAAAAAATCCTGTCCGTCATTGGATTACTTTGTTGTGTTTTCGTCTATATCGTCTGGCCATGGCAATCCGGGTCAATCCAATTACTGTCTTGCAAATTCAGCTATGGAGAGAATGATGGAGCAGAGACGTGCCGCTGGTTTGCCCGGTCTTGCTATTCAATGGGGTAGTATCAAAGATATTGGCTTATATGAAG atacaaaGAATAAGAACATCTATACAAACActattttaaagcaaaatatgACCAGCTGTCTTGAAACCATGGATATCTTTCTTCAGCAACGGTACCCGGTATTATTATCCATGGTAATAGCCGAGAAATTAGTGATTAACAGCGATAAAGTTGACTTAgatcaaataatttgcaatatccTTGGTATTGAAAATGTTCATTCGATGACTCCAGATGATAACTTTGAAAAGTTGGGTATGGATTCATTAGCTTACATGGAGATAAAGCAGATTCTTGAAAGagactataatattatgttatcatTCCGAGAGATGCGTGCCTTGACTGTAGCAAAAATACGAGATTTAATAGCCGAACGGCAAACGCCATTCTCAAATTAG